One Rhododendron vialii isolate Sample 1 chromosome 2a, ASM3025357v1 genomic region harbors:
- the LOC131317884 gene encoding monogalactosyldiacylglycerol synthase, chloroplastic yields the protein MQSSSASTQEPGNLFSLVSKLSYLAFESRLKTRNSDGYSSILPNCICFNGVKKKSKVVASLSLSGGSGCNNNIRKVFNEFNRFVRFHCEKIPIGFASLRIGSNDDVNGLGEDGCSVLEDEGLPLNGVGLVRKKKVLILMSDTGGGHRASAEAIKATFNEEFGDEYEVFVTDLWTDHTPWPFNQLPRSYSFLVKTGPLWKMTYYASAPRVVHQSNFAATSTFIAREVAKGLMKYQPDIIISVHPLMQHVPLRILRAKGLLKKIVFTTVITDLSTCHPTWFHKLVTRCYCPTEEVAKRALKAGLEPSQIKVFGLPVRPSFVKPVPPKGELRRELGMDEDLPAVLLMGGGEGMGPIEATARALGNSLYDENAEEPVGQVLIICGRNKKLANKLASIEWKIPVQVKGFVSKMEECMGACDCIITKAGPGTIAEAMIRGLPIILNDYIAGQEAGNVPYVVENGCGKFSKSPKEIANIVAQWFGPKADELKAMSQNALRLARPDAVFKIVHDLHELVGQKSLVPQPQFCST from the exons ATGCAATCCTCCAGTGCCAGCACTCAAGAACCTGGTAATTTATTCTCACTTGTATCCAAATTGAGTTACTTGGCATTTGAGTCTAGGTTAAAGACTCGGAATTCAGATGGGTACTCTTCAATTTTGCCTAATTGCATATGTTTTAATGGAGTTAAGAAGAAATCCAAGGTTGTAGCTTCATTGAGTTTgagtggtggaagtggttgtaATAATAATATTAGGAAAGTGTTCAATGAGTTCAATAGGTTTGTTAGGTTTCACTGTGAGAAAATCCCAATTGGTTTCGCTTCCCTTCGGATTGGTTCGAATGATGATGTTAATGGATTGGGGGAAGATGGTTGTAGTGTTTTAGAGGATGAAGGACTACCCTTGAATGGTGTTGGGTTGGTTAGGAAAAAAAAGGTACTGATTTTGATGAGTGACACGGGTGGCGGTCACCGGGCTTCTGCGGAAGCTATTAAGGCCACGTTCAATGAAGAATTCGGTGATGAATACGAG GTGTTCGTTACTGATTTATGGACAGATCATACTCCATGGCCATTTAACCAATTGCCCAGGAGTTATAGCTTCTTGGTGAAAACCGGGCCTCTGTGGAAAATGACTTACTATGCATCTGCTCCGCGGGTAGTGCACCAATCCAATTTTGCTGCAACATCGACGTTTATAGCTCG AGAGGTTGCCAAGGGCTTGATGAAGTACCAGCCAGACATAATTATCAGTGTACATCCTCTGATGCAACATGTTCCCCTCCGTATCTTGAGGGCAAAGGGTCTTTTAAAGAAGATTGTGTTCACCACTGTAATTACAGATTTAAGCACTTGCCATCCGACATG GTTTCATAAGCTTGTTACAAGGTGCTATTGCCCCACCGAAGAGGTAGCAAAAAGGGCTTTAAAAGCTGGACTTGAGCCTTCTCAAATCAAGGTTTTTGGCCTTCCTGTGCGACCATCCTTTGTTAAGCCTGTTCCCCCAAAG GGGGAGTTGAGGAGAGAACTGGGAATGGATGAGGATCTTCCTGCTGTGTTGTTGATGGGCGGTGGCGAAGGGATGGGTCCCATTGAGGCTACGGCACGAGCACTTGGAAACTCATTGTATGATGAGAATGCCGAGGAGCCAGTAGGTCAGGTCCTCATAATATGTGGCCGAAACAAAAAGCTTGCCAACAAATTGGCTTCTATTGAATGGAAAATTCCTGTCCAG GTGAAGGGGTTTGTCAGTAAAATGGAAGAATGCATGGGAGCATGTGATTGCATTATTACAAAG GCTGGTCCAGGGACTATCGCAGAAGCTATGATCCGAGGACTCCCCATAATTCTCAATGATTACATTGCTGGGCAg GAAGCTGGAAACGTGCCATACGTGGTGGAAAATGGATGCGGTAAATTCTCAAAATCGCCAAAAGAGATAGCTAATATCGTTGCTCAATGGTTCGGTCCGAAAGCAGATGAACTGAAGGCCATGTCCCAGAATGCCCTGAGGTTAGCTAGGCCGGATGCTGTGTTTAAGATAGTCCATGATCTTCATGAGTTGGTCGGACAGAAAAGTCTTGTACCCCAACCACAATTTTGTTCAACTTGA
- the LOC131317887 gene encoding uncharacterized protein LOC131317887, protein MGHSIHNHLHSSHHHQAVDGLVNLFTKANHDLTVVQHKLEKEFQQIYPDHANPMKLVSRIKKVQEDLSALQEQCRELLAAKQDLIDKARTTLVGNISSLQRLQASTGVAVTSDSQDPAYTNFNKIIDEWTAQLRSRKGDVTEDSSSEDVNQLLFSAIVQGN, encoded by the exons atggggcACTCTATCCACAACCATCTCCACAgcagccaccaccaccaagcGGTAGACGGACTAGTAAACCTCTTCACCAAGGCCAACCACGACCTCACTGTGGTCCAACACAAACTCGAAAAGGAGTTCCAGCAGATCTACCCTGACCAC GCGAATCCGATGAAGCTGGTTTCTCGGATAAAAAAAGTGCAGGAGGATTTGTCGGCGTTGCAAGAGCAGTGCCGCGAGCTACTCGCCGCCAAGCAG GATTTGATTGACAAGGCCAGGACAACTTTAGTTGGGAATATATCATCACTGCAGCGGTTGCAAGCATCCACTGGTGTTGCTGTCACTAGTGATTCTCAGGACCCTGCTTACACTAACTTCAACAAG ATCATAGATGAGTGGACTGCGCAATTGAGATCAAGAAAAG GGGATGTGACCGAGGACTCAAGCTCTGAGGATGTCAACCAGCTCCTCTTCTCGGCAATTGTTCAAGGCAACTAA